In the Quercus lobata isolate SW786 chromosome 5, ValleyOak3.0 Primary Assembly, whole genome shotgun sequence genome, one interval contains:
- the LOC115989611 gene encoding leucine-rich repeat extensin-like protein 3, with amino-acid sequence MPLLPPQEPLFSFSPPIISTPPAPDAGVNQPLPPELILPPPLPDLPPDGFTLAPPQFPTLPPQDPFFSFSPPIISTPTVPETFLPPPLVDPDVPQEPLPFWSTPPAPDMVFDEPVQPLMSPPLPFLSPFQLPP; translated from the coding sequence ATGCCATTATTACCACCACAAGAgccattattttcattttcaccaCCAATCATTTCAACCCCACCTGCACCAGACGCTGGTGTAAATCAGCCATTACCACCAGAGCTAATTCTTCCACCTCCCCTACCAGATTTACCACCAGATGGGTTTACACTAGCTCCACCACAGTTTCCAACATTACCACCACAAGatccatttttttcattttcaccaCCAATCATATCAACCCCAACAGTACCAGAGACCTTTCTGCCGCCTCCCTTGGTGGATCCTGATGTTCCACAAGAACCTCTTCCGTTTTGGTCCACGCCACCAGCACCTGATATGGTTTTTGATGAACCAGTACAGCCATTAATGTCACCACCGCTTCCTTTCTTGTCTCCTTTTCAGCTTCCACCATAA